A DNA window from Rhineura floridana isolate rRhiFlo1 chromosome 11, rRhiFlo1.hap2, whole genome shotgun sequence contains the following coding sequences:
- the GNB2 gene encoding guanine nucleotide-binding protein G(I)/G(S)/G(T) subunit beta-2: MSELEQLRQEAEQLRNQIRDARKACGDSTLTQITAGLDPVGRIQMRTRRTLRGHLAKIYAMHWGTDSRLLVSASQDGKLIIWDSYTTNKVHAIPLRSSWVMTCAYAPSGNYVACGGLDNICSIYSLKTREGNVRVSRELPGHTGYLSCCRFLNDNQIITSSGDTTCALWDIETGQQTTTFTGHSGDVMSLSLSPDMRTFVSGACDASIKLWDIRDSMCRQTFTGHESDINAVCFFPNGNAFTTGSDDATCRLFDLRADQELMMYSHDNIICGITSVAFSRSGRLLLAGYDDFNCNIWDSMKGDRAGVLAGHDNRVSCLGVTDDGMAVATGSWDSFLKVWN; this comes from the exons GATGCAAGGAAAGCGTGTGGGGACTCCACGTTGACTCAG ATCACAGCTGGCCTCGATCCGGTTGGCCGGATCCAGATGCGGACGAGGCGCACTTTGCGGGGTCACCTGGCCAAAATCTATGCCATGCACTGGGGGACGGACTCCAG GCTGCTGGTTAGTGCCTCCCAAGATGGGAAGTTGATCATTTGGGACAGCTACACCACAAATAAG GTCCACGCCATCCCCCTGAGGTCGTCTTGGGTGATGACTTGTGCCTACGCTCCATCCGGAAACTACGTTGcttgtggaggcttggacaacaTCTGCTCCATCTACAGCCTCAAAACCCGCGAGGGAAACGTCCGAGTCAGCCGGGAGCTCCCAGGACACACGG GCTACCTCTCCTGCTGCCGGTTCCTTAACGACAACCAGATAATCACCAGCTCTGGAGACACAACCTG tgCCCTGTGGGACATTGAGACAGGCCAACAGACCACAACCTTCACGGGCCACAGTGGCGACGTCATGTCCCTGTCCTTGTCGCCTGACATGCGCACCTTCGTCTCGGGCGCCTGCGATGCTTCCATCAAGCTGTGGGACATCCGAGACAGCATGTGTCGGCAGACGTTCACGGGGCACGAGTCTGACATCAACGCGGTCTGC TTTTTCCCCAACGGGAACGCCTTCACCACGGGCTCAGACGATGCCACCTGCCGCCTTTTTGATTTGCGCGCCGATCAGGAGCTCATGATGTactcccatgacaacatcatcTGCGGCATCACCTCGGTGGCCTTTTCCCGAAGCGGCCGCCTCCTGCTGGCTGGCTATGACGACTTCAACTGCAACATCTGGGACTCCATGAAAGGGGACCGGGCAG GGGTCCTTGCCGGCCATGACAACCGCGTCAGCTGCCTGGGCGTGACGGATGATGGGATGGCGGTCGCCACTGGCTCctgggacagcttcttgaaagtctgGAACTGA